From the genome of Enoplosus armatus isolate fEnoArm2 chromosome 21, fEnoArm2.hap1, whole genome shotgun sequence, one region includes:
- the psme2 gene encoding proteasome activator complex subunit 2 has translation MSKTSTLKISSATALKVENFRQNLHHEAETLFSNSIPLKIVQLDALLRDDALSITDMTSLQAPLDIPIPDPPSPEDEEMETDKNEEDEKKKKKAPKCGFIKGNEKITMILERVKPEIVALRETIITISCWIQHLIPKIEDGNDFGVAIQEKILERIAAVKTKVDGFQTNINKYFSERGDAVAKASKETHVMDYRSLVHDKDEAIYSEIRVIVLDIRGFYAELYDIINKNLEKVTNPKGEEKPSMY, from the exons ATGTCGAAGACATCAACCCTGAAGATAAGCAGCGCGACTGCACTCAAG GTGGAAAACTTCCGCCAGAACCTGCATCATGAG gCAGAGACCTTGTTCTCCAACAGCATCCCCCTGAAGATTGTGCAGCTGGATGCTCTGCTCAGG gatGACGCCCTCAGTATCACAGACATGACCTCGCTCCAGGCCCCCCTGGACATCCCCATACCCGACCCTCCTTCCCCGGAGGACGAG GAAATGGAGACGGATAAGAATgaagaagatgagaagaaaaagaagaaag CCCCAAAATGTGGCTTCATCAAGGGGAATGAGAAGATAACGATGATTCTAGAGAGGGTGAAACCAGAGATTGTTGCTCTCAGAGAGACCATCATCACT ATCTCCTGCTGGATTCAGCACCTCATCCCAAAAATAGAAGATGGAAATGACTTCGGTGTTGCCATCCAG GAGAAAATCTTGGAGAGAATCGCTGCAGTGAAGACCAAAGTTGACGGTTTTCAGACCAACATCAACAA GTACttttcagagagaggagatgctgTTGCAAAAGCCTCCAAAGAGACTCATGTG ATGGACTACCGCTCGCTTGTCCACGACAAGGACGAGGCCATCTACTCTGAGATCAGAGTGATTGTTCTCGACATTCGCGGCTTCTAC GCCGAGCTTTACGACATCATCAACAAGAATCTTGAAAAGGTGACCAACccgaaaggagaggagaaaccTTCCATGTACTGA
- the lsm5 gene encoding U6 snRNA-associated Sm-like protein LSm5 — protein MAAAPATNPSQLLPLELVDKCIGSRIHIVMKTDKEIVGTLLGFDDFVNMVLEDVTEFEITPEGRRITKLDQILLNGNNITMLIPGGEGPEV, from the exons ATGGCGGCTGCTCCAGCAACAAATCCGTCACAGTTGCTCCCACTTG AGCTTGTGGACAAATGTATCGGCTCCCGAATTCACATCGTCATGAAAACCGACAAAGAAATCGTCGGCACCCTGCTGGGTTTCGATGACTTTGTCA ATATGGTCCTGGAGGATGTGACAGAATT TGAAATCACACCAGAGGGAAGGAGGATAACCAAACTGGACCAGATCCTCCTTAACGGCAATAACATCACCATG ctCATTCCTGGAGGAGAAGGTCCTGAAGTATGA